TTATAGGGGCGGACAGACGGAGACGAGAACGCCGAAATTCCACCGCAACATCGTGTGACGCGTATCATCGCATAGAGCATCCTTCTTCGTATAATTTCTGCATATTTGCGAAACTCTATCATCTGATctgatctaaaaaaattagcttttaaatatgaaaaagacgataattgcaaaacaatttcttgacaactataattaaaagtaaatgttTCCATTTAATCAAAGTGTAATAACTCGAACAATTggcgattaatttttaacacattatCTGTTCCATCACTACACTTGTTTATCTGTTATTTTTCGCAATCATCATTTCTATTTACCAACAGCCGTATCACTCTCCATCAAGATAAAAagcagaatttaaaaataaactaccATATATTGCGATGATTCTAACAGTTTTTCTCTCTGCAACTCAGTTTTTTCCATATTGTTTGCCTACTTTAGTTGTTTTTTTGCGCACGGCAACAAACTGAAATTAGAATACTCATCGCACTTTCGAATTTGCCTCAAAATTGCTTACTGTCCAAAGTtgcgaattaaaattttagtgcGGTCTTCGCGAAAATTTTTCGCGTCGCGGAGCAGCGGAGTGTACGCTATCATCGCTTTACCCTAAGTTGGCGGCGAACGTTACTCGTCGAGTAATATCACCAGCATGCGAGAAAGTTGCGAAGTTGCGAAGGACAAAACTTTCGGGCGTTCTCTAGCCGCCCGCTCGATTTTATAAACGTTCCGCCCGCTTTACCGCAAAAATCTTTTCAACACCCCAAAGCGCGCGGGGAAACGGCATAAATGTTTAAACGAGTAATTTCTTCCAACTCACAAGTTTATGAAGActtcgaaaataatttatatcgcgttttgtattaattgtacGGAAAAATAATTGTCTACATATGCTTTAATATTcctacataattatatttctacttTTGCACAATTATATCTAACGATTATATCTGTGTCACACGTCGTACGTGCAAGGCACGAATTGCATATCGTAGTACTCGGTGCGGCAAATCGAGTTGTGCATGCTCATTCACGAGAGATATGATGAACTTGGCTAGGTATATGACGTGCATGAGAGAAGTGCAATATGATTCACGATAACGTCTACCGGTTGGCATACCTTTCTACGCTCTATTAACTTAGATATAAACGATATTATACGCGGTGATAAATTGCACgagaatgttttttatttattaattatagcaTTTTTCCTGTATCACGAATGCGTCTATCATATTTCTTATCATATTTCCTAAAAAGTATCAAATGTACACCCTAGCAAtgaagtttaattaataattttcatgaagGTATTCTCAAATTATAAGATTTTGTACTTTAAATTAGCAAGCGTTTAAATGtggaataattttgttattagtcgctgatatttgatttaattgtCACTATCTCTCTTGCTTCTTTTTAATTCGgcaaatttctattttgtcTAACAGGTGGTCATTTCTACACAAGTGGGAGTGGAGGGACCATTACTTGCGGTCTCGGACAATATGTTCGTTCACAACAACAGCAAGCACGGGCGCAGAGCGAAACGTTTGGACCCCAGTGATCCTGGCGAGTATAATAGTAAGCATGATCGATAAATACATATCAATTACTCAAGGGCCGTTAAAGAGATAATATATACGAAACAGAGCATCGATATCGTCTGCATATTTAACCGCGAAACTGCACGAGCATTTGCACGATAATTCGATTCGCCCGTAAACACAAACTGGCCCGCCGTACAGtttttcgttatttaattttgcagttAGCTGCTGCATTCCCTCGCGGAAATTGCAGTCGGCCTTTGCCGTGCTAACAAAACACTCGcagaaaatatgataattaattaacgagcGATAATTAAAAAGCCCGGTGCGCGCATTAAACACCCTCATTTATTCAACGCATCGATTTTTCACGGCTGATGTGATTCACGCGCGTAAGCTTTCAGCGCTCGCCGATCAAAATCGACTTTCCGAGCGATTCCCGTTCGAGGCATCGCAATTCGAATGCTCGCGGTGTGTTGTTTCCCTCGTGCGGCGCCTTTCGACGGCGGGGGGATGAGGTCAGTTTTCTACGGGATCGGTATAACGACTCCGGGGCTCTGCGGCAGGGCGGAATCGTAGGAGGGGGTGCGAGAGGGCGCATCGGTAGAATGGGATATATGGAGTCATAGGGCAATTCAGCAAAGTTTGGCGTCGGCCGCGCATACAAACGGCTGATATCGCACGGCTATCCCCCTCGACTGCTCGCTCCTCTCGCGCAGGCTTCTTTCTCCGTCTTTTCTTCCTACCTATGCCAAGACAAGATGTAAATCAATGGGATGCGGGAAAACGAAGGATCCACACACTCCCGCTTCGCGCTCCTTGTTCCTCGGTCTTATTTCCCTCCACTCTGCTCGCTCGAATTTCGCCCGAGTGCCTTgtcctttttcttctcgccGCGGCTTCCAAGGCTCTCTTTTCCGCCGGCCTCGGTTTCTTCTTTTTGCCCGGTTGGCTGCCGCGGAGCGCAAAGACacggaaagaaagagagtggAATTGGCCCGCTTCTCTCATTCAGTTTCCTCCTCTGTCGTTTTCGTGCTACCCTCCTCTCTACCCGTGGTTGCTGCGGCGCGTTGGTTTGTGAATGCTAAGTTTAAGCTATCTCGTGCCACCCTCATGGAGTCCCTGCGACGCCAATGAAGATACCAACACATTCACTCTTTCCAAATCCTCCCGCCCCCTTTCCGCCCACCCTCCTCCTTTCCGCTGTCCCCCTCAACGCCGAAACGAGCATACCAATGAGACACGAGGCGCGAGAGAAAGGGGAAGAGCGGAGAACGCCGGTATCTCGTGGATTTTGCTGTCATTGTGAACGAATTCTCCTGGTTTCTGTGCAAATCAAATCTTGATTGTCTATGAAATCTGAAACGCTTCCTTATAACTTGTCTTTCCAGATATacttagattttatatatgtttttcttatttgaaaaaaaacagtatttttattttattcacttttctttttcgaatTTGATCTACAACACAAAAGAggattataaaacaaaaactagTAAAGTGTTTGCTatcttgaatataaaagatatttttcctAATCGACACAGCTACATCacttgtgaaataaattaatgtagaCCTGTTTGATTTGAAAAGTTGTctcgaaattttgaaattgtctTGATTGCGCAACATTCTTGTAATAATATCTGCCTGCGCCaagataaaatcattttttttctctgctAAATTTCTCGAGTCTTTACCACGGCAAACGAAGTTATCTCGCGATCTCACAGTGATCAAAGAGAATCGGGCCGAACGTGTCGGAGTACAACGGCTCTTCGACTTCGACGATAGTTTGGTAGCAAAAGAAGGGCTCGGAAGGGCTGGGAGTAACACCCCTTACCATTCAGTGGCGCGGgggattttatttattccggGTTGGTACGCTTGTTCCTTGGCCTTCTCTACTGTGAATCCCTCTTTTCAATCCTCCACCTCTTCTTCTCCTCTTCACCTACCCACCGCGGCGGCCCACACCACGCCGCTCGACAATTCTCTACCAGAATGGTTGCCAACACGGCCGGTTCTCTTTAACGACGTTCTCGTACATTGAACGCAATAAATACCAATGTCCCATTGAAGAAACCCCATTTGCGTAAAGAACACACCGGCAACTCTTTAACGCCTTCTCTGTGATCGTCACTTGTTGAGGCTTGATATTTTACTTAACAATAATATCATTTGTAtcaactataataaaattatatcacacGAAACAATTGTAATATAGATCACTTATTACAgaatttatacttaaaataatattaatgtaatacgTGATTGacaaaatacttattttattattagccCGCATGAAAATTGCACCTTTaataggaataattttttgaaaaattaccgTCCTATCCAAGCAACATctacagaatattttttaagcacGTATATCACGATATAGACAACATTGGGATCTTTTAAGCCGCCGAGATTTATCGGTGTGACGGCATGTAAGCGCTCGAAGTGGAAAGTGTTTGAGCATCACTGGGAGCAATATACCATGATGTCAGCCACTCTGCCGTGGCTCCGCTTCGCCCAGGGTCGGTACCGGGGGTGGCTTGGCTTCGCCGGGGTACAAAATGATATCATTGGGTTATAAATTCCAAGCAGAGACACCGGCGGCCCGATCGCCCCCTTCCCCTTCCTTCTTGTTACAACCCTTCTCCGAGCTCGCCGACCCTCAGTCTCTTCCTCgtactctctctttctctcgccgtCTCATCCTCTTTCCACCGTTCTCCTTCATAGTTTCTCTTTCATTTTCCGCCTCTTTCCCACCTCCACGAGCCCACGACCTCGAAAACTTGCCTGCCATGCCGGAAAATATATCTGCCACTCGGCCTCAACCGAATAAAcagaatattcaaataattttctatatcccattctctccctctcgtcaGTCGCAAGTTATTTTTGAGATACTACTTGATTTTATCTCATTCTTAGCacatagtttttaaattatttttttatttttttttacgtcttTTTATGGAAAGAACAAACAGATCGctaatgtttttaaatgatttagtTTTAACATAATCGTTTCTTAAGCTGACAGAAAATTGTAACACCGTGCCGTGTAATTgagatgcaaataaaaatctaattatataagaagCAGTAAAATCAACGaatatagttatttttatgttataaactTAGGTCTATATCCGCCAATACCCCTACAAACGCCCTGTATAAAAGCGATATCGCCTAATGAAGGCTGGACATCGGGTGGATCTACGGTCATAATTATCGGTGAAAACTTCTTCGACGGATTGCAAGTCGTTTTCGGATCGATGTTAGTTTGGAGCGAGGTCAGTAATTCATATAACTATGAAAAATCTCAAACTCAATTAATAtgacgatataaatattaataatttttgtattacagtTTATCACTCCGCACGCGATCAAAGTGCAAGCGCCGGCGCGGCAAATACCAGGCGTCGTTGAAGttacattacattacaaaAGCAAACAATTTTGCAAAGGGCAACCTGGTAGATTTGTTTATGTCTGTAAGTATGAGATGTCCGGTGCTTTTCACACAGAAAAAAATCCAATGcgaatattattgcaaaaagattTCAACACTGTCGGACCACGCAATAAGAGCAAAACGAATCTCTGCTGAATTTTGCAGCGGTAAACGAACCCACGATCGACTACGGCTTCCAAAGGTTACAGAAACTCGTTCCGCGGCATCCGGGTGACCCCGAAAAACTTCCGAAGGAAATAGTACTGAAAAGGGCGGCGGACTTAGCGGAAGCCCTTTATAGTATGCCCAAAAGTGGAAACATGGGGATCGCGGGAGCACCGAGAAGTCCCGGTTCGGTGCACGCACCCGCACCTCCTACATCTAGTTCGGCAGCGGCCTTTAATTCGTATACAGGGCAACTCGCAGTAACGGTGCAGGAAAATGGTAGTGCGGCAAAATGGACGGACGGtatgtaaaacatatatatatatctatcgaTATTGCTGTTGTGAAAACGACATTTGTATCGCCTTGATAGATATATTCCCTGTCGaatttaatagtaatatattCTTCGCGCGCAATTTCTtgtcgagaaaaatttatcaatcgAGATAATGCAGTTATCTCCGAGTTACATTTATTAGGCAACTATTCACAACCTGAGCGATCATATACTGACGAGTTCGTCTGACGGGCAGGTTTCTATTTCTAGACGGTAGTTCCGTGACGACAGGAGCTGCTGCTGGCGGGGgaggcagcggcggcggcgacggcggcggtggtggcagTGTCAGTGGTAACGTCGGCGGCAGCGCCGACGCCTACAGACAAAGTAGTAGTGCTAGTCCACGTGGCGTCGTAACCGGAGGTGGTTATTGCGGTAGTTCGGCCAGTACGCCACATAGTCACAGTACCAACGGAAGTTATTCTGTCGCGAATCCGTATACCGGCAGTCCGACTCTCTACACCTCGCGTAagtatctttctttctttccgcaAGCAACCTTCTGTATCTCATTATAAATCCGCAAAATCCAAGTTGTGCCAAGACGATGTATAGTttggcaaaattatttttgaacacAATCCACAAAATCGATCAAGATGACAATAATGTAAGTGACTGTcgcaataaaagatttttacaaacgTTTGATACTTAATTAAGTAATCTAGATTtctattgaaattttcaacatttatatcGTCGTCTAATTTTGTTttgcgattttatatataattatttttactgttacagtcaatattaaaatacaagcaattttatataattagtgTCCGTACATaagttttaattagttttatattaaaaaaaaaaagtctttGGCACAACTCGAAGAGAATTTAATACACGTATACACCCACGTATATATCCAACCTGCATGCGCTTTTTCCATTGATTTTTCGATGCACGCACTTATGATTTTTCCTTATGTGGAATTTTCGTTTTAGCGCACGAACAATACGGCATATTCTATACGTCCGGGGACGGGAGTGCGTTCGCCCCCGTAGTACGACCACCGACCACCTCAGTCCCACCGCACTGGTCCACACAGCACCACCTCGCCACAGCCGCCCAGTAACCGCTAACCGTCCACCACCACCAACACCATCATCACCATCACCTTATGCATTACGATTAAAGAATTATGAGAGACGGCATTTGACAATGTATGTACGCTCACTTAAGACGCGATAACAATATTgccgattttttaataagatttaagCACCGGCCCTTTTTTCATTAAACTTTTCGTGCCACCGTTGTGAAACTTTtacaattcaattaaaaatactatgATTATAACGCTGCTTTAGCGAAATAAATCAAGAGATATGcgggaaaaattaattttgttgaaataaaattgtgctaACACAATACGTATACTGCAAagcagttaaaaaataattataattgttataatactAAATCTTTTACTTTACATCTGAAAATCGATGTATCTTTGATATGTGTTTTTCACCGTCCTatcataaatttgatttttttagatatgaaATTACTATTGCTTCTCACcgcttatttcttatttgttgATTATACTATAGTGTTTAAGCAATAGCGCATTACTAATGTATAATCGACAGTGGGCATGTTGCAGGACTAGGAGAGGTGGTCGGATCACCCTTCAACATGAACCCATTTATGTTGCCCACCTGCAGCCAAGGATATTCAGCCGCTGCCAGCCCGCTACTTTCGTCAAACGGCAAATAGTGTTACGAGATGTAAGCTCCGACAAAGATGTAATGAACTATGGCTTTCGCATAGACATTGTACGATCCAACGAATTAACATGCGCGTCCGGATAATTATCCAAATAAATTATCTAGATAATTATCCGTTCGACAATCGTACATTGTTTTCGCGAATTCGCTTTGCATTACTTCAGTTGTGTCTTTCTTTCCCTTTTACTTCCTCTACagtgaaaagagaaagaaagagctATTGAGCTGTGCGTCAACATTATTTTCGTCGGAGTTAAAGTCAATACGTTTGTAAGAAATCAGGCAAATCAGTGCAGAAATCTATGACAACTATCTTGCACCGATCATCGAGGATCGCTAGTTAAGAAACGATACATATCGAACAACGAGAAGGTGTCTTTCTACGAATACAGTAGCTCGGTTAAATGGTTTGAATGTTAGAAAATGTACGTGAAAAATAAGGTCTCCTTTCGTTCACAACAATTGTAATGATTTATAgttaatataatgatttatagtaaatatcataaatgataattttgacGATCTATCTATCATTATAATTACCACGATAATAATACCTGCTATATTTGACAAAGAACgtctgatataaaatatcttcaatctgaattttaaacaaagtgGTTTTAATGAATTGGAATTTGTGAACCGAGCGAGAAAACTGAGATGGCATAGAatgttttatatcattaaagaGACAAGGGTCGAAAGAAACTGACACCACTCGACAGACATATCGCTTATCAGTGAATAACAGATACCATAGTTTTAGAGAGCATTTTCGACTTCGAAATTTTAACTTCCTACCCGTACGATTAATGACTAAACAATATCGCCTAGTTAGCGTAACGTGTAActtgtaatttgtaaaatatctgtaaatattgttgcaatgtacaaaaagaaaactatttCCAGGAATCCAACGAAATGACATTAACGTCATTCTagagtgaaaattatatacatagatGTAAATAATCGTAGAGCGTCCGTAGCGCATCCGTATTATCGTATCAGCGCCATCCAATTTTTTAACGTAATCTCGATCGGGAATGCACGAGTTTACGTTTTCCCTATCTATTTCGTGGACAAgcaattgaattttttgcgAATCCGTTCCATTCTTCGCTTAAGACGAAAGCTAAATAAATAACCAGTCACGAAAGCAAAAGTAGGCAGAtgaaaacgttaaaaaattgGATCGCACGCGATCTGTATAAAAACGTATATAGTTGATTTGGATCGTTTGATAAGCCGGCCCGAAACAAATCTCATACAACTCACGAAAGTATACGAAGCATATACCAGATTGAAATCCCAGTTAGTCCAAAAAGTTTTGCAGCAGTTTACGAACGTAGATCGTATCGTTTCGTCAAAACGGAAATATcgttaaaagttattattataaagagtTCCTTTTTGCATATCGACTTGGTATGTACTTTTCTTCTAGAAAGTGCATTCTTTGTCCCGGAGCCGAGCGCTCTGTGATCTTGTGAtgttgattatatatatatatatatgtatatcgattGTAACTTTTTGGTTCAATCACGTCACGTCATCTTTTATGAGACGCGTTGTTCTTGTACGCACGCGAAGACACAACACGCATACTCGCGCGTATGGACACTCGTCAatgtatattgaaataaattaaacttactTTTTGAGAATTAAAGATCTTGATAAGATATTTCTATTCTATATATTCCATTCTTTACCCATATCATCCTTGACtttaacctaacctaacctaacctaagtaattaatgcagaaaaatataatactttaattccTTTTGAATCAATCGtcattgtttaaaattaaaacttttgcatttgtaatacattccctaaataaattacataacgGAAGAATTAGCGAGAaatcaaagaaattaatatgttagagtagcagtattatttaatattaaaataatattgcttaattaaataagaagaaTACCAGACAAtaacgttaaaattatttacattaattgatattaggaccttgaataagttctcgctgttttttttgttaaaaaaaaacattaatttaaaatataaggcttacaataactttactca
The nucleotide sequence above comes from Linepithema humile isolate Giens D197 chromosome 4, Lhum_UNIL_v1.0, whole genome shotgun sequence. Encoded proteins:
- the kn gene encoding transcription factor collier isoform X1, giving the protein MRQILKEEPVPRAWPQPALTDNGTVGVGRAHFEKQPPSNLRKSNFFHFVIALYDRHGQPIEIERTSFMGFVEKDQESEGQKTNNGIQYSLHLLYSNGVRQVQDIYVRLIDSATKQAIMYEGQDKNPEMCRVLLTHEVMCSRCCDKKSCGNRNETPSDPVIIDRFFLKFFLKCNQNCLKNAGNPRDMRRFQVVISTQVGVEGPLLAVSDNMFVHNNSKHGRRAKRLDPSDPGEYNSLYPPIPLQTPCIKAISPNEGWTSGGSTVIIIGENFFDGLQVVFGSMLVWSEFITPHAIKVQAPARQIPGVVEVTLHYKSKQFCKGQPGRFVYVSVNEPTIDYGFQRLQKLVPRHPGDPEKLPKEIVLKRAADLAEALYSMPKSGNMGIAGAPRSPGSVHAPAPPTSSSAAAFNSYTGQLAVTVQENGSAAKWTDDGSSVTTGAAAGGGGSGGGDGGGGGSVSGNVGGSADAYRQSSSASPRGVVTGGGYCGSSASTPHSHSTNGSYSVANPYTGSPTLYTSPHEQYGIFYTSGDGSAFAPVVRPPTTSVPPHWSTQHHLATAAQ
- the kn gene encoding transcription factor collier isoform X4; translated protein: MRQILKEEPVPRAWPQPALTDNGTVGVGRAHFEKQPPSNLRKSNFFHFVIALYDRHGQPIEIERTSFMGFVEKDQESEGQKTNNGIQYSLHLLYSNGVRQVQDIYVRLIDSATKQAIMYEGQDKNPEMCRVLLTHEVMCSRCCDKKSCGNRNETPSDPVIIDRFFLKFFLKCNQNCLKNAGNPRDMRRFQVVISTQVGVEGPLLAVSDNMFVHNNSKHGRRAKRLDPSDPGEYNSLYPPIPLQTPCIKAISPNEGWTSGGSTVIIIGENFFDGLQVVFGSMLVWSEFITPHAIKVQAPARQIPGVVEVTLHYKSKQFCKGQPGRFVYVSVNEPTIDYGFQRLQKLVPRHPGDPEKLPKEIVLKRAADLAEALYSMPKSGNMGIAGAPRSPGSVHAPAPPTSSSAAAFNSYTGQLAVTVQENGSAAKWTDGFYF
- the kn gene encoding transcription factor collier isoform X3, which encodes MRQILKEEPVPRAWPQPALTDNGTVGVGRAHFEKQPPSNLRKSNFFHFVIALYDRHGQPIEIERTSFMGFVEKDQESEGQKTNNGIQYSLHLLYSNGVRQVQDIYVRLIDSATKQAIMYEGQDKNPEMCRVLLTHEVMCSRCCDKKSCGNRNETPSDPVIIDRFFLKFFLKCNQNCLKNAGNPRDMRRFQVVISTQVGVEGPLLAVSDNMFVHNNSKHGRRAKRLDPSDPGEYNSLYPPIPLQTPCIKAISPNEGWTSGGSTVIIIGENFFDGLQVVFGSMLVWSEFITPHAIKVQAPARQIPGVVEVTLHYKSKQFCKGQPGRFVYVSVNEPTIDYGFQRLQKLVPRHPGDPEKLPKEIVLKRAADLAEALYSMPKSGNMGIAGAPRSPGSVHAPAPPTSSSAAAFNSYTGQLAVTVQENGSAAKWTDDGSSVTTGAAAGGGGSGGGDGGGGGSVSGNVGGSADAYRQSSSASPRGVVTGGGYCGSSASTPHSHSTNGSYSVANPYTGSPTLYTSLGMLQD
- the kn gene encoding transcription factor collier isoform X2; translation: MRQILKEEPVPRAWPQPALTDNGTVGVGRAHFEKQPPSNLRKSNFFHFVIALYDRHGQPIEIERTSFMGFVEKDQESEGQKTNNGIQYSLHLLYSNGVRQVQDIYVRLIDSATKQAIMYEGQDKNPEMCRVLLTHEVMCSRCCDKKSCGNRNETPSDPVIIDRFFLKFFLKCNQNCLKNAGNPRDMRRFQVVISTQVGVEGPLLAVSDNMFVHNNSKHGRRAKRLDPSDPGEYNSLYPPIPLQTPCIKAISPNEGWTSGGSTVIIIGENFFDGLQVVFGSMLVWSEFITPHAIKVQAPARQIPGVVEVTLHYKSKQFCKGQPGRFVYVSVNEPTIDYGFQRLQKLVPRHPGDPEKLPKEIVLKRAADLAEALYSMPKSGNMGIAGAPRSPGSVHAPAPPTSSSAAAFNSYTGQLAVTVQENGSAAKWTDDGSSVTTGAAAGGGGSGGGDGGGGGSVSGNVGGSADAYRQSSSASPRGVVTGGGYCGSSASTPHSHSTNGSYSVANPYTGSPTLYTSRLGEVVGSPFNMNPFMLPTCSQGYSAAASPLLSSNGK